The following are encoded together in the Elusimicrobiota bacterium genome:
- the rpmF gene encoding 50S ribosomal protein L32, protein MPNPKRKHTRSRRDSRRAQNWRLDHTTASACPNCKNLRPPHTVCPSCGWYNGQLVIAPKKKEKAADGEGGQQKP, encoded by the coding sequence ATGCCAAACCCAAAACGCAAGCACACTCGGTCCCGCCGGGACAGCCGCCGCGCCCAGAACTGGCGCCTGGACCACACGACCGCTTCCGCCTGCCCCAACTGCAAGAACCTGCGCCCCCCGCACACCGTCTGCCCCAGTTGCGGCTGGTACAACGGCCAGCTCGTCATCGCGCCCAAGAAGAAGGAGAAGGCCGCGGATGGCGAGGGCGGACAGCAGAAGCCGTAG
- a CDS encoding DUF177 domain-containing protein encodes MTNLQFDLIGLREQAVVALERRLEAAETQPLLADSAVLLTSPLDVQLSVARHGSGAAYSGTVEGEWQLACVRCLGPARQRFRTNVEGEVPAGATTLDATEEVRQALVLALPDHARCRSDCKGLCPKCGANRNVEACGCAV; translated from the coding sequence ATGACCAACTTGCAGTTCGACTTGATCGGGTTGCGTGAACAGGCCGTAGTGGCCTTGGAGCGCCGCCTGGAAGCGGCTGAGACGCAGCCTTTGCTGGCCGATTCCGCGGTCCTCCTGACCAGCCCGCTCGATGTGCAGTTGAGCGTCGCACGGCACGGGTCCGGGGCCGCATACTCGGGCACCGTCGAGGGCGAGTGGCAACTCGCCTGCGTCCGGTGCCTGGGCCCGGCTCGTCAGCGTTTCCGCACCAATGTCGAGGGGGAGGTGCCCGCGGGGGCGACGACCCTCGACGCGACGGAAGAGGTGCGGCAGGCGCTGGTCCTGGCCCTGCCCGACCACGCCCGCTGCCGGAGCGACTGCAAGGGGCTCTGCCCGAAGTGCGGGGCCAACCGCAACGTCGAAGCCTGCGGCTGCGCAGTCTGA
- a CDS encoding glycosyltransferase family 2 protein, translating to MPDPTAKPYLSVIIPVYNEEESLPGLGEELSGVLGGLHKPCEVILVDDGSTDASYAGIQALVKRYPGFKGLRLGRNVGQTAALSAGIAQAQGEIIAMLDADRQNDPRDIPMLLTKFGEGYDVVSGWRKDRQDPGLTRILPSRIANGLISWITGVRLHDYGCTLKLYRSVYLKSVRLYGEMHRFIPAFAGFLGARIVEVPVNHRPRTQGVSKYGLGRTFKVVLDLITVKFMDAYMAKPIYLFGGSGLAMCGIGILMAAYTLYHKFHDHVFVKDQPLFQVSIFFALAGLQLLLLGLVAEILIRVYFDIKDKPPYFIRETVGFN from the coding sequence ATGCCCGACCCGACAGCCAAGCCGTACCTGAGCGTCATCATCCCCGTCTACAACGAGGAAGAGAGCCTCCCCGGCCTCGGCGAGGAGCTCTCCGGCGTCTTGGGGGGCCTCCACAAGCCCTGCGAGGTCATCCTCGTAGACGACGGCTCCACCGACGCCTCCTACGCCGGCATCCAGGCCCTGGTCAAGCGCTACCCCGGCTTCAAAGGCCTGCGCCTGGGGCGCAACGTCGGACAGACCGCCGCCCTCTCCGCCGGCATCGCCCAGGCCCAGGGCGAGATCATCGCCATGCTCGACGCCGACCGCCAGAACGACCCCCGCGACATCCCCATGCTCCTGACCAAGTTCGGCGAAGGCTACGACGTGGTCAGCGGCTGGCGCAAGGACCGCCAAGACCCCGGACTGACCCGCATCCTGCCCTCGCGCATCGCCAACGGCCTCATATCCTGGATCACCGGCGTGCGCCTGCACGACTACGGCTGCACTCTCAAGCTCTACCGCAGCGTGTACCTCAAGTCCGTCCGCCTCTACGGCGAGATGCACCGCTTCATCCCCGCCTTCGCCGGCTTCCTAGGCGCCCGCATCGTCGAGGTCCCGGTCAACCATCGGCCCCGCACCCAAGGCGTCTCCAAATACGGCCTGGGCCGGACCTTCAAGGTCGTCCTCGACCTCATCACCGTCAAGTTCATGGACGCCTACATGGCCAAGCCCATCTACCTCTTCGGCGGCAGCGGCCTGGCCATGTGCGGAATCGGCATCCTCATGGCCGCCTACACCCTGTATCACAAGTTCCACGACCACGTCTTCGTCAAGGACCAACCCCTCTTCCAGGTCTCCATCTTCTTCGCCTTGGCCGGCCTCCAGCTGCTCCTCTTGGGCCTGGTGGCCGAGATCCTCATCCGGGTCTATTTCGACATCAAGGACAAGCCCCCGTACTTCATCCGGGAAACTGTCGGTTTTAATTGA
- a CDS encoding glycosyltransferase family 4 protein, translating to MSPERIRVVHLITRLDLGGAQQNTLHTVRHLDPRRFDASLLCGAGGVLDSELQSWPNDGPRWRFVKNLVREIDPWRDLLAFLGLRRLFLKEKPAVVHTHSSKAGILGRLAAWAADVPVVVHTFHGFGFHDGQSWPKKWLYVLVERLAGALSTALVFVSRENEFTAKGYGLGNPEDYVLIRSGVKLGDFPARCDAAEKKKSLGLKPDARLVLSVGNFKPQKNPEDFLTAARIVAQSQPDAAFVFVGDGPLRRELEAGVGGLKPRFLLPGWRRDVAELLAASDVFVLTSLWEGLPRALVEAMKSGVVPVCYATDGVKDLIRNGENGVLVPQRDAAALAQRVKDLLMDDALRKRMGASAAASIGQEFDIDGMVRQQEELYLRLLGARA from the coding sequence GTGAGTCCCGAGCGGATCAGAGTCGTCCACCTCATCACCCGCCTGGACCTGGGCGGGGCCCAGCAGAACACTTTGCACACGGTGCGCCATCTCGACCCACGCCGCTTCGATGCGTCGCTGCTCTGCGGCGCGGGGGGGGTGCTGGACTCGGAGCTGCAGTCGTGGCCGAACGACGGGCCGCGGTGGAGGTTCGTGAAGAATCTGGTCCGGGAGATAGATCCTTGGCGCGACCTCCTGGCTTTCCTGGGACTTCGCCGACTTTTCCTTAAAGAGAAGCCGGCGGTGGTTCATACGCACAGCTCGAAGGCAGGGATATTGGGTCGGCTGGCCGCCTGGGCAGCGGACGTGCCGGTGGTGGTGCATACTTTCCACGGCTTCGGCTTCCATGACGGCCAGTCCTGGCCGAAGAAGTGGCTTTACGTCTTGGTTGAGCGTCTGGCGGGCGCATTGTCCACGGCTTTGGTGTTCGTGTCCCGAGAAAACGAGTTCACCGCCAAAGGCTATGGCTTGGGCAATCCCGAGGACTACGTGCTCATCCGCTCCGGGGTGAAGCTGGGGGATTTCCCGGCGCGCTGCGATGCGGCTGAGAAGAAGAAGAGCCTGGGTCTTAAGCCGGATGCCCGCTTGGTGCTGAGCGTGGGGAATTTCAAGCCTCAGAAGAATCCAGAGGATTTCTTGACCGCGGCCCGGATCGTGGCTCAGTCACAACCCGACGCGGCCTTCGTCTTCGTTGGTGATGGACCGCTGCGCCGCGAGCTTGAGGCTGGCGTGGGGGGACTGAAGCCGCGCTTCCTGCTGCCGGGCTGGCGGCGGGACGTGGCGGAGCTTCTGGCGGCCTCGGATGTGTTCGTGCTGACTTCCTTATGGGAGGGCCTGCCGCGCGCGCTGGTGGAGGCGATGAAGTCGGGAGTGGTCCCGGTCTGCTATGCCACCGATGGGGTCAAGGACCTCATACGCAACGGAGAGAACGGAGTCCTGGTGCCGCAGAGGGATGCCGCGGCCTTGGCCCAGCGCGTCAAGGACCTGCTCATGGACGATGCCCTGCGCAAGAGGATGGGCGCCTCGGCAGCCGCTTCCATCGGCCAGGAGTTCGACATCGACGGCATGGTCCGGCAGCAGGAAGAGCTTTATCTGCGCCTGCTCGGTGCCAGGGCTTAA
- a CDS encoding SpoIID/LytB domain-containing protein, protein MRRADGWGLALVLLICGPATAGAADVDLAILARDRGRHDEALSAWVKASLQPDARGFVWNQLGWAYAALRRLPEARDSFLRGTDRSATTADRAESQLGLAVTALMSAQPRQALAPLRALLEQNPFDQTSALKSPYVMAAANYEAAQAATSLGDKVRAMAYLRQCASLDDRNLECLQDLAGLQANDGKDREAWYSYKNLLDRDPADPRAARESKRLRPSLKGDSESELRIRRIERPMLGPQPAADEALPEPGPALRVGLFTAPGGRPAAAARIYFTANSDFKVLALSGEVIQDGGKALRRWEVDFRPEHDLVELRDDSRNIVHTTTQSFRIVPGGPAASVLLSGARFADGAGFDQGDREVRGAVEVRPATGGFQLINVVGLEEYLYGVVSAALPLQSDSEAYKAQAVVSRSRALWFKAHAGGNPERADICDSEACQKYLGLSAEMRDAAAAVRATAGITLTKDGTAALALEHDDCGGVTEDGRAAQEPGAEAMVSVSDGEHPAAIGDSPEKLELWTHEYPGPDRYCEATGTTAPAESRWMRIIPAADITERAKRSRDIGPVRQLLVRARTATGRVRVLEVVGSRGSLTLEGAQAMASVLSPGSLRSTLFTVQPLMAGAQADRFIIWGAGTGHGVGLCRAGMLGQARLGRRWPDILAHYFPALKLTGLSESGKKKPQP, encoded by the coding sequence ATGAGGCGCGCGGACGGCTGGGGTTTGGCGCTCGTCCTGCTCATCTGCGGCCCCGCGACGGCCGGCGCGGCCGACGTTGACCTGGCGATCCTCGCGCGCGACCGGGGGCGCCACGACGAGGCGCTCAGCGCCTGGGTCAAAGCCTCCCTGCAGCCTGACGCCCGCGGCTTCGTCTGGAACCAGCTCGGCTGGGCCTACGCCGCCTTGCGACGCCTGCCCGAGGCCCGCGACTCGTTCCTCCGGGGAACGGACCGGTCCGCCACCACCGCAGACCGCGCCGAGTCGCAACTAGGCCTGGCCGTGACGGCCCTCATGTCCGCCCAGCCCCGCCAGGCCCTGGCGCCCCTGCGGGCGCTGCTCGAGCAGAACCCCTTCGATCAGACCTCGGCCCTGAAGAGCCCATACGTCATGGCCGCGGCCAACTATGAGGCGGCCCAAGCGGCGACGAGCCTGGGCGACAAGGTCCGGGCCATGGCCTACCTGCGCCAATGCGCGAGCCTCGATGACAGGAACCTGGAATGCCTGCAGGACTTGGCCGGCCTGCAGGCCAACGACGGAAAGGACCGGGAGGCCTGGTACTCGTACAAAAATCTGCTGGACCGCGACCCGGCCGACCCCCGGGCCGCGCGGGAGAGCAAGAGGCTAAGGCCGTCGCTCAAGGGAGATTCGGAGTCGGAACTGCGGATCCGGCGCATCGAGCGCCCCATGCTGGGGCCGCAGCCGGCCGCGGATGAGGCCCTGCCGGAGCCTGGGCCGGCGCTGCGCGTGGGCCTGTTCACGGCTCCGGGCGGGCGCCCGGCCGCCGCGGCGCGCATCTATTTCACGGCCAACTCCGATTTCAAGGTGCTGGCCTTGTCGGGCGAGGTGATCCAGGACGGCGGCAAGGCCCTGCGCCGTTGGGAGGTCGATTTCCGGCCCGAGCACGACCTGGTCGAACTGCGCGACGACTCGCGCAACATCGTCCACACCACCACGCAGAGCTTCCGTATCGTCCCGGGCGGCCCGGCGGCCTCGGTCCTGCTCTCGGGCGCGCGCTTCGCGGACGGGGCTGGCTTCGACCAGGGGGATCGGGAGGTGCGCGGCGCGGTGGAGGTCAGGCCGGCGACCGGCGGCTTCCAGCTGATCAACGTGGTGGGCCTGGAGGAGTACCTCTACGGCGTGGTCTCCGCGGCCCTGCCGCTGCAGAGCGACAGCGAGGCGTACAAAGCCCAAGCCGTGGTGTCGCGCTCCCGCGCCTTGTGGTTCAAAGCCCACGCCGGCGGGAACCCGGAGCGCGCGGACATCTGCGACTCGGAAGCCTGCCAGAAGTACCTGGGCCTCAGCGCGGAGATGCGGGACGCGGCCGCTGCGGTCCGGGCCACGGCCGGCATCACCCTGACCAAGGACGGGACGGCGGCGCTGGCCCTGGAGCACGACGACTGCGGGGGGGTGACGGAGGACGGCCGGGCCGCGCAGGAGCCCGGCGCGGAAGCCATGGTCTCGGTCTCGGACGGAGAGCATCCGGCGGCCATAGGGGATTCGCCGGAGAAGCTCGAGCTCTGGACCCACGAGTATCCGGGGCCGGACCGCTACTGCGAGGCCACCGGCACGACGGCGCCGGCGGAATCGCGCTGGATGCGCATCATCCCGGCCGCGGACATCACGGAGCGCGCCAAGCGCAGCCGCGACATCGGGCCGGTGCGTCAGCTGCTCGTGCGCGCGCGCACGGCCACGGGCCGGGTGCGGGTGCTGGAGGTCGTGGGCTCGCGCGGCTCCTTGACCTTGGAGGGGGCACAGGCGATGGCGAGCGTGCTCTCGCCGGGCTCTTTGCGCTCGACGCTCTTCACGGTGCAGCCGCTCATGGCGGGCGCGCAGGCGGACCGCTTCATCATCTGGGGCGCGGGCACCGGCCACGGGGTGGGACTGTGCCGCGCGGGCATGCTGGGCCAGGCGCGGCTGGGCCGCAGGTGGCCGGACATCCTGGCGCATTACTTCCCGGCCCTGAAGCTGACCGGTCTTTCCGAGAGCGGAAAGAAGAAGCCGCAACCGTGA
- the tig gene encoding trigger factor, whose amino-acid sequence MGLFTTSDKVRFKLVKEDACTATFSVEVPAAQVEAESHNALLRFQQRARLPGFRPGKAPLDMVRQQFGAHLQEEVIDHFARKHVPEALRELKLSPVAAPVITDVSREAGKPLQFQIRVEVPPRVAPKDYAGIKLTRQAYPATDELAAARLEELREAHARLDPAAEESVGKAHYVVVDYSASRNGKPLPDAKGAGELVDMSSEQTVAGLSEGLLGLKRGEGKAISVKLGGQDTVLNVTVKEIKTKILPPLDADFAKDMGFETLDELKAKLKEVIAEEGRTRTERELAEQLEAGLLKSNRIPVPPSLVEAQLDHMLERLQRQLLGGRGEFSAKQLEELKTKLRPQAEDRVRISLLLPAIAQREKLEVAEAEVQAELEKSLAAAETEEKKTDVREAFRSRRDEILGMLRDRKTLDFLRAKAAVTDKC is encoded by the coding sequence ATGGGACTCTTCACGACTTCGGACAAGGTCCGGTTCAAGCTGGTCAAGGAGGACGCCTGCACGGCCACGTTCTCCGTCGAGGTCCCGGCCGCCCAGGTGGAGGCCGAGAGCCATAACGCCCTGCTGCGCTTCCAGCAGCGCGCGCGCCTGCCGGGCTTCCGGCCGGGCAAGGCCCCCTTGGACATGGTCCGGCAGCAGTTCGGCGCCCATCTACAGGAAGAGGTCATAGATCACTTCGCGCGCAAGCACGTGCCGGAAGCCTTGCGCGAGCTCAAGCTCAGCCCCGTCGCCGCCCCGGTCATCACGGACGTCTCCCGGGAGGCCGGCAAGCCCCTGCAGTTCCAGATCCGGGTGGAGGTCCCGCCCCGCGTCGCGCCCAAGGATTATGCCGGTATCAAGCTGACCCGGCAGGCCTATCCGGCCACGGACGAGCTGGCCGCGGCCCGGCTGGAGGAGTTGCGCGAGGCCCATGCCCGTCTCGACCCGGCGGCCGAAGAGTCGGTCGGCAAGGCCCACTACGTGGTCGTCGACTACTCCGCCTCCCGCAACGGCAAGCCGCTGCCCGACGCCAAGGGCGCGGGCGAGCTCGTCGACATGTCCTCCGAGCAGACCGTGGCCGGCCTGAGCGAAGGACTGCTGGGCCTCAAGCGCGGCGAGGGCAAGGCGATCTCCGTCAAGCTCGGCGGCCAGGATACCGTGCTCAACGTCACCGTCAAGGAGATCAAGACCAAGATCCTGCCTCCCCTGGACGCGGATTTCGCCAAGGACATGGGCTTCGAGACCCTCGACGAACTCAAGGCCAAGCTCAAGGAGGTCATCGCCGAGGAGGGCCGCACGCGCACCGAGCGGGAGCTCGCCGAACAGCTGGAGGCCGGCCTCCTGAAATCCAACCGCATCCCGGTGCCACCGTCTTTGGTAGAGGCCCAGCTCGATCATATGCTCGAGCGTCTGCAGCGCCAGCTCCTCGGCGGCCGCGGCGAGTTCTCCGCCAAGCAGCTCGAGGAGCTCAAGACCAAGCTCCGGCCGCAGGCCGAGGACCGCGTGCGCATCTCCCTGCTCCTGCCCGCCATCGCGCAGCGTGAGAAGCTCGAGGTGGCCGAAGCGGAGGTGCAGGCCGAGTTGGAGAAGAGCCTCGCCGCCGCGGAGACCGAGGAGAAGAAGACGGACGTCCGCGAGGCCTTCCGCTCGCGCCGCGACGAGATCCTGGGCATGCTGCGAGACCGCAAGACCCTGGATTTCCTGCGCGCCAAGGCCGCCGTGACCGACAAATGCTGA
- a CDS encoding ATP-dependent Clp protease proteolytic subunit — translation MLIPTILERWNQGAAIGYDIFSRLLKDRIVFAGGDEGAVTTDSANLLISQLLYLNGEDPEKDISLYINSPGGMVSAGLAVYDTMQYIKAPISTMCMGMAMSFGAVLLAAGTKGKRFILPRARVMIHQPLIRGGLSGQASDIIIEAEEMTKTKDKLAAILHKHTGQPLAKLTQDMERNYYMSAEEAQAYGIVDHLLPARKP, via the coding sequence ATGCTGATACCAACGATCCTGGAGCGCTGGAACCAGGGCGCGGCCATCGGCTACGACATCTTCTCGCGCCTTCTGAAGGACCGCATCGTCTTCGCCGGAGGCGACGAGGGCGCGGTGACCACGGACTCCGCCAACCTCCTCATCTCCCAACTGCTCTACCTCAACGGGGAGGACCCGGAGAAGGACATCAGCCTTTACATCAACTCCCCGGGCGGCATGGTCTCCGCGGGCCTGGCCGTCTACGACACCATGCAGTACATCAAGGCACCCATCTCGACGATGTGCATGGGCATGGCCATGTCCTTTGGAGCCGTGCTCCTGGCCGCGGGGACCAAGGGCAAGCGCTTCATCCTGCCCCGGGCCCGGGTCATGATCCACCAGCCCCTCATCCGCGGCGGCCTCTCCGGTCAGGCCTCGGACATCATCATCGAGGCCGAGGAGATGACGAAGACCAAGGACAAGCTCGCCGCCATCTTGCACAAACACACCGGCCAACCCCTGGCCAAGCTGACCCAGGACATGGAGCGCAACTACTACATGTCGGCGGAGGAAGCCCAGGCTTACGGCATCGTGGATCACCTCCTGCCGGCCCGCAAGCCATGA
- the lon gene encoding endopeptidase La, translated as MSVEPAAKRPARLPLLAVRDLVVFPHMVLPLSVGRVKSIKALEAAMGGSGKLLAVVAQKDVTVEDPQPSDVFAAGVLCEVVQYLKMPDGTLKVFLQGLARLTTGRLEFAAERGYWEAELDYPEVPEPVTPEIQALMRHVVETAEQHFKLSRRGGADALGVLANLTDPSQLADTVAAHAVVKNPDRQALLDVLRPSERLLKLLEFLKADIEILTLERKIHTRVKSQIEKSQKEYYLTEQMKAIQKELRQKDDFAQEIEDLRKAIQAAGMPKAALEASLKEAARLEKMMPYSPESTVARTYLDWMTGLPWSKRTRDALDIPRAAAILDEDHYDLKRIKDRILEHLAVCRLAKGLRGPILCFVGAPGTGKTSIGRSIARCMNRKFVRLSLGGVRDEAEIRGHRRTYIGSLPGRIIQCLRKAGSRNPLFLLDEVDKMGMDWRGDPAAALLEVLDPEQNSTFLDHYLDVEFDLSQVLFICTANTLEGIPVPLQDRMEILRFSGYTHKEKLHIARTFLLPRQLKEHGLKPGQLTVSDAAVVRAIEDYTSEAGVRSLDREMASLARKAAKRFASGDAGPVRVEADNLHDILGVPKFHHDRRTFNALGVATGLAWTEVGGVTMAVEAVTVPGKGELKLTGKLGQVMSESGQAAFSYVKSLAQSLGAAPDAFKDADYHVHVPEGATPKDGPSAGVAIATALASLVSGRPVLPGVAMTGEITLRGRVLPIGGLKEKTLAAHRDGIKTVLYPDGNQKDLEDIPEDVLAELKMLPISHFREVLELALAPAAQAGALPGAVRGADHDASASIPAQS; from the coding sequence ATGAGCGTGGAGCCCGCCGCCAAACGCCCGGCGCGCCTGCCGCTGTTGGCGGTGCGCGACCTGGTGGTCTTCCCGCACATGGTCCTGCCCCTCTCCGTGGGCCGGGTCAAGTCCATCAAGGCCCTGGAAGCGGCCATGGGCGGCAGCGGCAAGCTCCTGGCCGTGGTGGCCCAGAAGGACGTGACCGTCGAAGACCCCCAGCCCTCGGACGTCTTCGCCGCCGGGGTGCTCTGCGAGGTGGTCCAGTACCTCAAGATGCCGGACGGCACGCTCAAGGTGTTCCTACAGGGGCTGGCGCGGCTGACGACCGGCCGCCTGGAGTTCGCCGCGGAGCGGGGGTACTGGGAGGCCGAGCTGGACTATCCAGAGGTCCCGGAGCCGGTGACGCCGGAGATCCAGGCCCTGATGCGCCACGTCGTGGAGACGGCGGAACAGCACTTCAAGCTCAGCCGACGCGGCGGCGCCGACGCCTTGGGCGTGCTGGCGAACCTCACGGACCCCTCGCAGCTCGCCGACACCGTGGCGGCGCATGCCGTGGTCAAGAACCCCGACCGCCAAGCCCTCCTCGATGTGCTGCGGCCCTCGGAGCGGCTGCTCAAGCTCCTGGAGTTCCTGAAAGCCGACATCGAGATCCTGACTTTGGAGCGCAAGATCCACACCCGGGTCAAGAGCCAGATCGAGAAGAGTCAGAAGGAGTACTACCTGACGGAGCAGATGAAGGCCATCCAGAAGGAGCTCCGCCAGAAGGACGATTTCGCCCAGGAGATCGAGGACCTGCGCAAGGCCATACAGGCCGCGGGCATGCCCAAGGCCGCGCTGGAGGCCTCCCTCAAGGAAGCGGCGCGCCTCGAGAAGATGATGCCCTACTCCCCGGAGTCCACGGTGGCGCGGACCTACCTCGACTGGATGACCGGCCTGCCCTGGTCCAAGCGCACCCGCGACGCGCTCGACATCCCGCGCGCCGCCGCCATCCTCGACGAGGACCACTATGACCTCAAGAGGATCAAGGACCGCATCCTCGAGCATCTCGCGGTCTGCCGGCTGGCCAAGGGATTGCGCGGCCCCATCCTCTGCTTCGTGGGCGCGCCGGGCACGGGCAAGACCTCCATCGGCCGCTCCATCGCGCGCTGCATGAACCGCAAGTTCGTCCGCCTCTCTTTGGGCGGCGTGCGCGACGAGGCCGAGATCCGGGGCCACCGCCGGACCTACATCGGCTCCTTGCCCGGCCGCATCATCCAGTGCCTGCGCAAGGCCGGCAGCCGCAACCCCCTCTTCCTTCTCGACGAGGTGGACAAGATGGGCATGGATTGGCGCGGCGACCCGGCCGCGGCCCTCCTGGAGGTCCTCGACCCGGAGCAGAACTCCACCTTCCTGGACCACTATCTCGACGTCGAGTTCGACCTTTCCCAGGTCCTCTTCATCTGCACCGCCAACACCTTGGAGGGCATCCCGGTCCCCCTGCAGGACCGCATGGAGATCCTGCGCTTCTCCGGCTACACGCACAAGGAGAAGCTCCACATCGCGCGGACCTTCCTGCTGCCCCGCCAGCTCAAGGAGCACGGCTTGAAGCCCGGGCAGCTGACTGTGAGCGACGCGGCCGTCGTGCGCGCCATCGAGGATTACACGTCCGAGGCGGGCGTGCGCAGCCTCGACCGGGAGATGGCCAGCCTGGCGCGCAAGGCGGCCAAGCGTTTTGCCTCGGGTGACGCCGGCCCGGTCCGGGTCGAAGCCGACAACCTCCACGACATCCTGGGCGTGCCCAAGTTCCACCATGACCGGAGGACCTTCAACGCGCTGGGCGTGGCCACGGGGTTGGCCTGGACCGAGGTCGGCGGCGTGACCATGGCGGTGGAAGCCGTGACCGTGCCGGGCAAAGGAGAGCTCAAGCTCACCGGCAAGCTCGGCCAGGTCATGTCCGAATCCGGCCAGGCCGCGTTCTCCTACGTCAAGTCTCTGGCCCAGTCCTTGGGCGCGGCCCCGGATGCCTTCAAGGACGCGGACTACCACGTGCACGTGCCCGAGGGCGCCACCCCCAAGGACGGCCCTTCGGCCGGAGTCGCCATCGCGACGGCCCTGGCCAGCCTGGTCTCCGGCCGGCCGGTGCTTCCCGGCGTGGCCATGACCGGGGAGATCACGTTGCGGGGCCGGGTCCTGCCCATCGGCGGCCTCAAGGAGAAGACCTTGGCTGCCCACCGCGACGGGATCAAGACCGTGCTCTACCCCGATGGCAACCAGAAGGACCTCGAGGACATCCCGGAGGACGTGCTCGCGGAGCTGAAGATGCTCCCCATCTCTCACTTCCGCGAGGTCCTGGAGCTGGCCCTGGCCCCGGCTGCGCAGGCCGGAGCGCTCCCCGGTGCCGTGCGCGGCGCCGATCATGACGCCTCGGCCTCCATTCCCGCGCAGTCGTGA